A genomic region of Dactylococcopsis salina PCC 8305 contains the following coding sequences:
- the cimA gene encoding citramalate synthase: MTLNQTKNGVWIYDTTLRDGSQQEGISLSVEDKLKIAHKLDELGIPFIEGGWPGANPKDVQFFWQLKEEPLSQAEVVAFCSTRRPHKSAENDPMLQTILAAGTRWVTIFGKSWDLHVTEGLKTTLDENCAMIRDTIALLRSNGRKVIYDAEHWFDGYQSNPEYALKTLTTAVEAGAEWLVLCDTNGGTLPQTVSSVVQTVVKHLGINPNDEQSPKLGIHTHNDSETAVASSLVAVENGARMVQGTINGYGERCGNANLCSVIPNLQLKLNYSCLESEQLTKLTPTSRIIDEIVNFAPDPHAPYVGRSAFAHKGGIHVSAVERNPLTYEHINPNVIGNERRIVISDQAGISNIVAKARAFGINLDRKDPACADILQRTKELENQGYQFEVAEASFELLVYELLQQRLEMFQLKGFQVNCDMLRGEEALLSDAVATIKVSVNGEDILEAAEGNGPVSALDAALRKALVKFYPQIADFHLTDYKVRILDSTAGTDAVTRVLVESSDGKRRWTTIGVSSNILDASYQAVVAGIEYGLLQRKGETVVESDYRVGNNVV, from the coding sequence ATGACTTTAAATCAAACTAAAAATGGTGTCTGGATTTATGACACAACTCTCAGAGATGGTTCACAACAAGAAGGAATTTCCCTCTCTGTAGAAGACAAATTAAAAATTGCCCACAAATTAGACGAATTGGGAATCCCCTTCATTGAGGGAGGATGGCCCGGTGCCAACCCGAAAGATGTTCAGTTTTTCTGGCAATTGAAAGAAGAACCCCTTTCCCAAGCAGAAGTGGTGGCGTTTTGTTCTACTCGTCGCCCTCATAAGTCGGCGGAAAATGATCCGATGCTACAGACGATTTTAGCTGCTGGAACACGCTGGGTGACGATTTTTGGCAAGTCTTGGGATTTGCACGTCACTGAGGGCTTAAAAACCACCTTAGACGAAAATTGTGCGATGATTCGAGACACGATCGCGCTGTTACGATCGAACGGGAGAAAAGTAATCTATGATGCGGAACATTGGTTTGATGGCTATCAATCTAACCCTGAATACGCTCTCAAAACCTTAACTACAGCAGTAGAAGCGGGTGCAGAATGGTTAGTGTTATGTGATACTAATGGTGGCACGCTACCGCAAACCGTCAGTTCGGTTGTGCAAACGGTGGTCAAACATTTAGGAATTAACCCCAATGATGAGCAATCGCCCAAATTAGGGATTCATACTCACAACGACTCAGAAACCGCCGTAGCCAGTTCCTTAGTTGCGGTGGAAAATGGCGCGAGAATGGTACAAGGAACAATCAATGGTTACGGAGAACGTTGTGGTAATGCTAATCTCTGTTCCGTGATTCCGAATCTACAATTAAAACTGAATTACTCCTGTTTAGAATCAGAACAATTAACGAAACTTACGCCAACCAGTCGCATTATTGATGAAATCGTCAACTTTGCCCCTGATCCTCACGCGCCTTATGTGGGACGCTCTGCGTTTGCTCATAAAGGGGGGATTCATGTGTCCGCAGTGGAACGAAATCCTCTCACCTACGAACATATTAACCCGAATGTCATCGGTAATGAACGGCGCATTGTCATTTCAGATCAAGCTGGAATTAGTAACATTGTGGCGAAAGCTCGCGCATTTGGTATTAATTTGGATAGAAAAGACCCTGCTTGTGCTGACATTCTACAACGAACCAAAGAATTAGAAAATCAGGGCTATCAGTTTGAAGTCGCCGAAGCTAGTTTTGAGTTGTTGGTGTATGAGTTATTACAGCAACGTCTGGAAATGTTCCAATTGAAAGGCTTTCAGGTGAACTGTGATATGTTGCGCGGTGAGGAGGCTTTGCTTAGTGATGCGGTGGCGACAATTAAGGTAAGTGTCAATGGTGAGGATATTTTAGAAGCGGCGGAGGGAAATGGTCCGGTTTCGGCGTTAGATGCGGCGTTACGGAAGGCGTTAGTGAAGTTTTATCCCCAAATTGCTGATTTTCATTTAACGGATTACAAGGTGCGAATTTTGGATAGTACCGCCGGAACTGATGCGGTGACAAGAGTTTTGGTAGAATCCAGTGATGGGAAGCGACGCTGGACAACGATCGGGGTTTCTTCTAATATCTTAGATGCCTCTTATCAAGCGGTGGTTGCTGGCATTGAGTATGGTTTATTACAAAGGAAAGGGGAAACCGTTGTAGAGAGTGATTATCGTGTCGGAAACAACGTTGTATGA
- a CDS encoding phosphoribosyltransferase, which yields MSETTLYENRWRAGESLATEIVTALEGVTLSVRVCALPRGGIPVAAPIAQRLNCPLDVLAAKKISLPSNPELALGAVTPDGTTVWAQSPYLKRKNQQELDKARENALQGAIELQEQFNPYCASMEHLENTIIIVVDDGIATGMTMITAVTSLREKQPTEIWVAAPVAPPETKVEFLERCDRVLILQTPDPFMNVGRFYKHFPQVSTVEAISYLN from the coding sequence GTGTCGGAAACAACGTTGTATGAAAATCGCTGGCGTGCTGGGGAAAGTCTAGCGACGGAGATTGTAACCGCTTTAGAGGGAGTGACCTTATCGGTTAGGGTGTGTGCGCTTCCTCGCGGTGGGATTCCTGTGGCAGCACCGATCGCGCAACGTTTAAACTGTCCTTTAGATGTGTTAGCGGCGAAAAAAATCTCTCTTCCCTCTAATCCTGAGTTAGCATTAGGGGCAGTAACCCCAGATGGAACGACGGTTTGGGCGCAATCTCCCTATTTGAAACGAAAAAATCAGCAGGAGTTGGACAAGGCAAGGGAAAACGCCCTACAAGGCGCGATCGAGCTACAAGAACAGTTTAATCCTTATTGCGCCTCAATGGAGCATCTAGAAAATACAATTATCATTGTTGTGGATGATGGGATCGCTACTGGCATGACCATGATCACGGCTGTCACTTCCTTACGGGAAAAGCAACCGACAGAGATTTGGGTAGCTGCACCCGTCGCACCTCCAGAAACGAAAGTGGAATTTTTAGAACGTTGCGATCGAGTGCTAATTTTGCAAACTCCTGATCCGTTTATGAATGTGGGACGGTTCTACAAGCACTTTCCGCAAGTTTCAACCGTAGAAGCGATTTCTTATCTGAATTAA
- a CDS encoding PEP-CTERM sorting domain-containing protein, whose product MNQQSRTVFKSGALLVSAIALTSLISSPARAKGGPPSFDDPVACSTNNLSGASNCLGSFSGNDANSNLSGSFGINDWQQFSKIDSNSGSNSNLSVGGGNTSGTWSLNGLNSNSDYMVALKGGPSYSLYYLGRGETTAGGSWNTEGLAKGNGKPSPGLSHFTVYQGNSQAVPEPTTILGVMMAGGIGAWCKNKFNRS is encoded by the coding sequence ATGAATCAGCAATCAAGAACAGTCTTCAAATCGGGGGCTTTATTAGTGAGTGCGATCGCGCTTACAAGTTTAATCTCATCACCTGCAAGAGCGAAAGGCGGCCCCCCTTCTTTTGATGACCCAGTAGCGTGTTCCACAAACAACCTGTCCGGAGCAAGTAACTGTTTAGGTTCTTTTAGCGGTAACGATGCTAACTCTAACCTCAGTGGTTCATTCGGGATTAATGACTGGCAACAATTTTCTAAAATCGATAGTAACTCTGGCTCTAACAGTAATCTTTCTGTTGGTGGTGGTAATACCAGTGGAACTTGGTCACTCAACGGATTAAACTCTAATTCTGACTATATGGTTGCTCTTAAAGGTGGCCCCTCTTACAGTCTTTATTATCTCGGTCGCGGCGAAACCACAGCAGGCGGATCATGGAATACAGAAGGTCTAGCCAAAGGAAATGGCAAACCCTCCCCTGGGCTGTCTCATTTTACCGTTTATCAAGGCAACAGCCAAGCTGTTCCCGAACCAACAACCATACTAGGTGTAATGATGGCGGGAGGAATTGGTGCCTGGTGTAAAAACAAGTTCAATCGATCCTAA